From a region of the Rhinolophus sinicus isolate RSC01 linkage group LG04, ASM3656204v1, whole genome shotgun sequence genome:
- the NOTCH1 gene encoding neurogenic locus notch homolog protein 1, with protein MPPLLAPLLCLALLPALGARGLRCSQPSETCLNGGKCEVFPNGTEACVCSGAFVGQRCQAHSPCLSAPCKNGGTCHVVDRSGAVDYTCSCRLGFSGPLCLTPRDNACLANPCRNGGTCDLLTLTEYKCRCPPGWSGKMCQQADPCASNPCANGGQCLPFEASYICGCPPSFHGPTCRQDVNECSQNPGPCQNGGTCVNEVGSYRCVCRATHTGRLCELPYMPCSPSPCQNGGTCRPTGDTTHECACLPGFTGQNCEENVDDCPGNRCQNGGTCVDGVNTYNCRCPPEWTGQYCTKDMDECQLMPNACQNGGTCHNSHGGYNCVCVNGWTGEDCSENIDDCASAACFHGATCHDRVASFYCECPHGRTGLLCHLNDACISNPCNEGSNCDTNPVNGKAICTCPSGYTGPACIQDVDECALGANPCEHKGKCINTLGSFECQCLQGYTGPRCEIDVNECVSNPCQNDATCLDQIGEFQCICMPGYEGVHCEVNKDECASSPCLQNGRCLDKINEFLCECPTGFTGSLCQYDVDECASTPCKNGAKCLDGPNTYTCMCTEGYTGPHCEVDIDECDPDPCHYGSCKDGVATFTCLCQPGYTGHHCETNINECHSQPCRHGGTCQDRDNAYLCLCLKGTTGPNCEINLDDCASNPCDSGTCLDKIDGYECACEPGYTGSMCNINIDECAGNPCHNGGTCQDGINSFTCRCPEGYHGPTCLSEVNECDSNPCIHGACRDSLNGYKCDCDPGWSGANCDVNNNECESNPCINGGTCRDMTSGYVCTCREGFSGPNCQTNINECASNPCLNQGTCIDDVAGYKCNCLLPYTGATCEVVLAPCASGPCRNGGECKASEDYESFSCVCPTGWQGQTCEVDINECVKSPCRNSASCQNTNGSYRCHCQAGYTGRNCETDIDDCRPNPCHNGGSCTDGINMAFCDCLPGFQGAFCEEDINECASSPCRNGANCTDCVASYTCTCPTGFSGIHCENNTPDCTESSCFNGGTCVDGINSFTCLCPPGFTGSYCQHDVNECDSRPCLHGGTCQDSYGTYKCTCPQGYTGLNCQNLVRWCDSSPCKNGGKCWQTNTLYRCECHSGWTGLYCDVPSVSCEVAAWQQGIEVTNLCRNGGLCMDAGNTHHCRCQAGYTGSYCEDQVDECSPSPCQNGATCTDYPGGYSCECVAGYHGVNCSEEINECLSHPCQNGGTCIDLTNTYKCSCPRGTQGVHCEVNVDDCSPPIDPVSRGPKCFNNGTCVDQVGGYSCTCLPGFVGERCEGDVNECLSNPCDARGTQNCVQRVNDFHCECRAGHTGRRCESVINGCKGKPCKNGGTCAVASNTARGFICKCPAGFEGATCENDARTCGSLRCLNGGTCISGPRSPTCLCLGPFTGPECQFPASSPCVGGNPCYNQGTCEPTSESPFYRCLCPAKFNGLLCHILDYSFRGGAGLDITPPQIEEACELPECREEAGNKVCSLRCNNHACGWDGGDCSLNFNDPWQNCTQSLECWKYFSNGHCDSQCNSAGCLFDGFDCQRADSQCNPLYDQYCKDHFSDGHCDQGCNRAECEWDGLDCADHMPERLAAGTLVVVVLMPPDQLRNGSLHFLRELSRLLHTNVVFKRDASGRQMIFPYYGHEEELRKHPIKRSAGGWAAPSALLDQVKEALLPASSGGRWRRELDPMDIRGSIVYLEIDNRQCVQSSSQCFQSATDVAAFLGALASLGSLNIPYKIEAVQSETVEPPPPPPLHFMYVAVVAFVLLVFVGCGVLLSRKRRRQHGQLWFPEGFKVSEASKKKRREPLGEDSVGLKPLKNASDGALMDDNQNEWGDEDLETKKFRFEEPVVLPDLDDQTDHRQWTQQHLDAAELRASAMAPTPPQGEADTDCMDVNVRGPDGFTPLMIASCSGGGLETGNSDEEEDAPAVISDFIYQGASLHNQTDRTGETALHLAARYSRSDAAKRLLEASADANIQDNMGRTPLHAAVSADAQGVFQILIRNRATDLDARMHDGTTPLILAARLAVEGMLEDLINSHADVNAVDDLGKSALHWAAAVNNVEAAVVLLKNGANKDMQNNKEETPLFLAAREGSYETAKVLLDHLANRDITDHMDRLPRDIAQERMHHDILRLLDEHSLVRSPALHGASLGGAPTLSPPLCSPNGYLGNLKPAMQGKKARKPSTKGLAGGGKEARDLKARRKKSQDGKGCLLDSASVLSPVDSLESPHGYLSDVASPPLLPSPFQQSPSMPLNHLPGMPDTHLGISHLSVAAKPEMAALGGGGRLAFEAGPPRLSHLPVASSTSTVLGTGGGSGAVNFTVGGTTGLNGQCEWLSRLQNGLVPNQYNPLRGSVAPGTLSTQAPALQHSMVGPLHSGLSASALSQMLSYQALPNTRLATQPHLVQTQQVQQPPSIQPHLGVSSAANGHVSRSFMGGEPSQADVQPLGPSGLAVHTILPQDSQVLPTSLPSSLVPPMTTAQFLTPPSQHSYSSSPVDNTPSHQLQVPEHPFLTPSPESPDQWSSSSPHSNISDWSEGISSPPTSMQSQISHIPEAFK; from the exons CTGCAGCGGGGCCTTCGTGGGCCAGCGATGCCAGGCGCACAGCCCCTGCCTCAGCGCCCCCTGCAAGAACGGCGGGACGTGCCACGTGGTGGACCGTAGTGGTGCTGTGGACTACACCTGCAGCTGCCGCCTAGGCTTCTCCGGGCCCCTCTGCCTGACACCCCGAGACAACGCCTGCCTCGCCAACCCCTGCCGCAACGGTGGCACCTGCGACCTGCTGACACTCACGGAGTACAAGTGCCGCTGTCCCCCGGGCTGGTCAG GGAAGATGTGCCAGCAGGCTGATCCATGCGCTTCCAATCCCTGTGCCAATGGTGGCCAGTGTCTGCCCTTCGAGGCCTCGTACATCTGTGGCTGCCCACCCAGCTTCCACGGCCCCACCTGCAGGCAGGACGTGAATGAATGTAGCCAGAACCCTGGGCCCTGCCAGAACGGCGGCACCTGCGTCAATGAGGTCGGCTCCTACCGCTGTGTGTGTCGGGCCACCCACACTGGCCGCCTCTGCGAGCTACCCTACAtgccctgcagcccctccccctgccagaACGGGGGCACCTGCCGCCCCACGGGGGACACCACCCACGAATGCGCCTGCCTGCCAG GGTTTACTGGCCAGAACTGTGAAGAGAATGTTGACGACTGTCCGGGAAACAGGTGCCAGAACGGGGGCACCTGTGTGGACGGGGTGAACACCTACAACTGCCGCTGCCCGCCGGAGTGGACAG GCCAATATTGCACCAAGGACATGGACGAGTGCCAGCTGATGCCCAACGCCTGCCAGAACGGTGGGACTTGCCACAACTCCCACGGCGGCTACAACTGCGTGTGCGTCAATGGCTGGACCGGTGAGGACTGCAGCGAGAACATCGACGACTGTGCCAGTGCCGCCTGCTTCCACGGGGCCACCTGCCATGACCGCGTGGCCTCTTTCTACTGCGAGTGTCCCCATGGCCGCACAG GTCTGCTGTGCCACCTCAATGACGCTTGCATCAGCAACCCCTGCAATGAGGGCTCCAACTGTGATACCAACCCTGTCAACGGCAAGGCCATTTGCACCTGTCCCTCTGGGTACACAGGGCCAGCCTGCATCCAGGACGTGGACGAGTGCGCGCTGG GTGCCAACCCCTGTGAGCACAAAGGCAAGTGCATCAACACACTGGGCTCCTTCGAGTGCCAGTGTCTGCAGGGCTACACCGGGCCTCGCTGTGAGATCGACGTCAACGAATGTGTCTCAAACCCGTGTCAAAACGACGCCACCTGCCTGGACCAGATCGGGGAGTTCCAGTGCATCTGCATGCCCG GCTATGAGGGCGTGCACTGCGAGGTGAACAAGGACGAGTGTGCCAGTAGCCCCTGCCTCCAGAATGGCCGCTGCCTGGACAAAATCAATGAGTTCCTGTGCGAGTGTCCCACAG GCTTCACTGGGAGCCTGTGCCAGTATGATGTGGACGAGTGTGCGAGCACGCCCTGCAAGAATGGCGCCAAGTGCCTGGACGGGCCCAACACCTACACCTGCATGTGCACAGAAG GCTACACGGGGCCCCACTGCGAGGTGGACATTGACGAGTGCGACCCCGACCCCTGCCACTATGGGTCCTGCAAGGACGGCGTCGCTACCTTCACCTGCCTGTGCCAGCCGGGCTACACGGGCCACCATTGCGAGACCAACATCAATGAGTGCCATAGCCAGCCCTGCCGCCATGGGGGCACCTGCCAGGACCGTGACAACGCCTACCTCTGTCTCTGCCTCAAGGGGACCACAG GACCCAACTGTGAAATCAACCTGGATGACTGTGCCAGCAACCCCTGCGACTCGGGCACGTGTCTGGACAAGATTGACGGCTACGAGTGTGCATGTGAACCGGGCTACACAG GAAGCATGTGCAATATCAACATCGACGAGTGTGCTGGCAACCCCTGCCACAACGGGGGCACCTGCCAGGATGGCATCAACAGCTTCACCTGCCGCTGCCCCGAGGGCTACCATGGCCCCACGTGCCTGTCAGAGGTCAACGAGTGCGACAGCAACCCCTGCATTCACGGGGCCTGCCGGGACAGCCTCAATGG GTATAAGTGTGACTGTGACCCTGGGTGGAGTGGGGCCAACTGCGACGTTAACAACAACGAGTGTGAGTCGAACCCCTGCATCAACGGCGGCACCTGCAGGGACATGACCAGCGGCTACGTGTGCACCTGCCGGGAAGGCTTCAGTG GCCCCAACTGCCAGACCAACATTAATGAGTGCGCTTCCAACCCGTGTCTGAACCAGGGCACGTGCATCGATGATGTGGCCGGTTACAAGTGCAACTGCCTGCTGCCCTACACCG GAGCCACTTGTGAGGTGGTGCTGGCCCCATGTGCCTCCGGCCCCTGCAGAAACGGTGGCGAATGCAAGGCATCTGAGGACTATGAGAGCTTTTCCTGCGTCTGCCCCACGGGCTGGCAGG GGCAGACCTGTGAGGTCGACATCAACGAGTGTGTGAAGAGCCCGTGCCGCAACAGTGCCTCCTGCCAGAACACCAACGGCAGCTACCGCTGCCACTGCCAGGCAGGCTACACGGGGCGCAACTGCGAGACGGACATCGACGACTGCCGGCCAA aCCCATGTCACAACGGTGGCTCCTGCACAGACGGCATCAACATGGCCTTCTGCGACTGCCTCCCTGGCTTCCAGGGAGCCTTCTGCGAAGAGGACATCAACGAGTGTGCCAGCAGCCCCTGTCGTAATGGCGCCAACTGCACCGACTGTGTGGCCAGCTACACGTGCACCTGCCCCACAGGCTTTAGCGGGATCCACTGTGAGAACAACACGCCCGACTGCACAGAGAG CTCCTGCTTCAATGGTGGTACCTGCGTGGACGGCATCAACTCTTTCACCTGCCTGTGTCCACCTGGCTTCACGGGCAGCTACTGCCAGCACGACGTCAATGAGTGTGACTCGCGTCCCTGCCTGCACGGTGGCACCTGCCAAGATAGCTATGGCACCTACAAGTGCACTTGCCCACAGGGCTACACTGGCCTCAACTGCCAG AACCTTGTACGCTGGTGTGACTCCTCACCCTGTAAGAACGGCGGCAAGTGCTGGCAGACCAACACCCTGTACCGCTGTGAGTGCCACAGTGGCTGGACTGGCCTCTACTGTGACGTGCCCAGCGTTTCCTGTGAGGTGGCCGCATGGCAGCAAG GCATCGAAGTGACCAACTTATGCCGGAATGGAGGGCTCTGCATGGACGCAGGCAACACACACCACTGCCGCTGCCAGGCTGGCTACACGGGCAGCTACTGTGAGGACCAGGTGGATGAGTGCTCGCCTAGCCCCTGCCAGAATGGGGCCACCTGCACCGACTACCCTGGCGGCTACTCCTGCGAG TGTGTGGCCGGCTACCATGGAGTGAACTGCTCTGAGGAGATCAATGAGTGCCTGTCCCACCCTTGCCAGAACGGGGGTACCTGCATCGACCTCACCAACACATACAAGTGTTCCTGTCCTCGGGGCACACAGG GTGTACACTGTGAGGTCAATGTGGACGACTGCAGCCCCCCCATCGACCCCGTCTCTCGGGGCCCCAAGTGCTTCAACAATGGCACCTGCGTGGACCAGGTGGGCGGCTACAGCTGCACCTGCCTGCCCGGCTTCGTGGGTGAGCGCTGTGAGGGTGACGTCAATGAGTGCCTGTCCAATCCCTGCGACGCCCGCGGCACCCAGAACTGCGTGCAGCGCGTCAACGACTTCCACTGCGAGTGCCGTGCCGGCCACACCG GGCGCCGCTGTGAGTCTGTCATCAACGGCTGCAAAGGGAAGCCATGCAAGAATGGGGGCACGTGCGCGGTGGCCTCCAACACCGCCCGTGGGTTCATCTGCAAATGCCCGGCG GGCTTCGAGGGTGCCACATGTGAGAACGACGCACGCACCTGCGGCAGCCTGCGGTGCCTGAACGGTGGCACCTGCATCTCGGGCCCGCGCAGCCCCACCTGCCTGTGCCTGGGCCCCTTCACAGGCCCCGAGTGCCAGTTCCCAGCCAGCAGCCCCTGCGTGGGTGGCAACCCCTGCTACAACCAGGGCACGTGCGAGCCCACTTCTGAGAGCCCTTTCTACCGGTGTCTGTGTCCTGCCAAGTTCAATGGGCTCCTGTGCCACATCCTGGACTATAGCTTCAGGGGCGGCGCGGGCCTGGACATCACCCCGCCGCAGATCGAGGAGGCCTGCGAGCTCCCTGAGTGCCGCGAGGAGGCCGGCAACAAGGTCTGCAGCCTGCGGTGCAACAACCACGCGTGCGGCTGGGACGGCGGCGACTGCTCCCTCAACTTCAACGACCCCTGGCAGAACTGCACGCAGTCTCTGGAGTGCTGGAAGTACTTCAGCAACGGCCACTGCGACAGCCAGTGCAACTCGGCCGGCTGCCTCTTCGACGGCTTCGACTGCCAGCGTGCCGACAGCCAGTGCAA CCCCCTGTATGACCAGTACTGCAAGGACCACTTCAGCGATGGGCACTGCGACCAGGGCTGCAACAGAGCCGAGTGCGAGTGGGACGGGCTGGACTGTGCGGATCACATGCCCGAGCGGTTGGCGGCCGGCacgctggtggtggtggtgctgatgCCGCCGGACCAGCTGCGCAACGGCTCCCTGCATTTCCTGCGGGAGCTCAGCCGCCTGCTGCACACCAACGTGGTCTTCAAGCGCGACGCCAGCGGCCGGCAGATGATCTTCCCCTACTACGGCCATGAGGAAGAGCTGCGCAAGCACCCCATCAAGCGCTCCGCGGGGGGCTGGGCCGCCCCCAGTGCCCTGCTCGACCAGGTGAAGGAGGCACTACTCCCAGCCAGCAGCGGTGGGCGCTGGCGCAGGGAGCTGGACCCCATGGACATCCGCGG GTCCATCGTCTACCTGGAGATTGACAACCGGCAGTGCGTCCAGTCATCCTCACAGTGCTTCCAGAGCGCCACAGACGTGGCCGCATTCCTGGGGGCGCTCGCCTCGCTGGGCAGCCTGAATATCCCCTACAAGATCGAGGCCGTGCAGA GTGAGACGGTGGAGCCACCACCGCCCCCGCCACTGCACTTCATGTACGTGGCCGTGGTCGCCTTCGTCCTGCTCGTCTTTGTGGGCTGTGGGGTGCTGCTGTCTCGAAAGCGTCGGCGGCAGCATGGCCAGCTCTGGTTCCCTGAGGGCTTCAAGGTGTCGGAGGCCAGCAAGAAGAAGCGGCGGGAGCCCCTCGGAGAGGACTCCGTGGGCCTCAA gcccctgaAGAACGCCTCGGATGGCGCCCTCATGGATGACAATCAGAACGAGTGGGGCGACGAGGACCTGGAGACCAAGAAGTTCCGG TTCGAGGAGCCCGTAGTTCTGCCTGACCTGGATGACCAGACGGACCACCGGCAGTGGACCCAGCAGCACCTGGATGCCGCCGAGCTGCGCGCGTCCGCCATGGCCCCCACACCGCCCCAGGGCGAGGCCGACACCGACTGCATGGACGTCAATGTCCGCGGGCCAG ACGGCTTCACGCCCCTCATGATCGCCTCCTGCAGTGGAGGGGGTCTGGAGACGGGTAACAGTGACGAGGAAGAGGACGCGCCGGCCGTCATCTCGGACTTCATCTACCAGGGCGCCAGTCTGCACAACCAGACGGACCGTACGGGTGAGACCGCCCTGCACCTGGCTGCCCGCTACTCACGCTCTGACGCGGCCAAGCGCCTGCTGGAGGCCAGTGCTGACGCCAACATCCAGGACAACATGGGACGCACGCCGCTGCACGCAGCCGTGTCTGCCGACGCACAGGGTGTCTTCCAG ATCCTGATCCGGAACCGAGCCACAGACCTGGACGCCCGCATGCACGACGGCACGACGCCCCTGATCTTGGCCGCCCGCCTGGCCGTGGAGGGCATGCTGGAAGACCTCATCAATTCGCATGCCGATGTCAATGCTGTGGACGACCTGG GCAAGTCCGCCCTGCACTGGGCTGCCGCTGTGAATAACGTGGAGGCCGCTGTTGTGCTCCTGAAGAACGGTGCCAACAAAGACATGCAGAACAACAAG GAGGAGACACCTCTGTTCCTGGCCGCCCGGGAGGGCAGCTACGAGACCGCCAAGGTGCTGCTGGACCACCTGGCCAACCGGGACATCACCGACCACATGGACCGCCTGCCCCGCGACATCGCGCAGGAGCGGATGCACCACGACATCCTGCGGCTGCTGGACGAGCACAGCCTGGTGCGCAGCCCCGCGCTGCACGGCGCCAGCCTGGGGGGCGCGCCCACCCTGTCCCCCCCACTCTGCTCACCCAATGGCTACCTGGGCAACCTCAAGCCAGCCATGCAGGGCAAGAAGGCCCGCAAGCCCAGCACCAAGGGCCTGGCCGGGGGTGGCAAGGAGGCCAGGGACCTCAAAGCACGGAGGAAGAAGTCCCAGGACGGCAAGGGCTGCCTGCTGGACAGTGCAAGCGTGCTGTCACCTGTGGACTCCCTCGAGTCACCCCACGGCTACCTGTCGGATGTGGCCTCGccacccctcctgccctccccattCCAGCAGTCTCCATCTATGCCCCTCAACCACCTGCCTGGCATGCCCGACACCCACCTGGGCATCAGCCACCTGAGTGTGGCGGCCAAGCCCGAGATGGCAGCGCTGGGCGGGGGTGGCCGGCTGGCCTTCGAGGCGGGGCCGCCACGCCTCTCCCATCTGCCTGTGGCTTCCAGCACCAGCACAGTCCTGGGTACTGGCGGTGGCAGCGGGGCCGTGAATTTCACCGTGGGTGGGACCACGGGCTTGAATGGCCAGTGCGAGTGGCTGTCGCGGCTGCAGAACGGCCTGGTGCCAAACCAGTACAACCCACTGCGAGGGAGCGTGGCCCCGGGCACACTGAGTACACAGGCCCCGGCCCTCCAGCACAGCATGGTGGGCCCACTGCACAGCGGCCTCTCTGCCAGCGCCCTATCCCAGATGCTGAGTTACCAGGCCCTGCCCAATACGCGGCTGGCCACCCAGCCTCACCTGGTGCAGACCCAGCAGGTGCAGCAGCCGCCCAGCATCCAGCCACACCTTGGCGTGAGCTCAGCTGCCAATGGCCACGTGAGCCGGAGCTTCATGGGCGGGGAGCCAAGCCAGGCCGACGTGCAGCCGCTGGGCCCCAGCGGCCTGGCCGTGCATACCATCCTGCCACAAGACAGCCAGGTCCTGCCCACCTCGCTGCCATCCTCCCTGGTCCCACCCATGACCACTGCCCAGTTCCTGACGCCACCCTCGCAGCACAGCTACTCCTCCTCGCCCGTGGACAACACCCCCAGCCACCAGCTGCAGGTGCCCGAGCACCCCTTCCTCACCCCGTCCCCCGAGTCTCCTGACCAGTGGTCCAGCTCGTCCCCGCATTCCAACATCTCCGATTGGTCCGAGGGCATCTCCAGCCCGCCCACCAGCATGCAGTCCCAGATCTCCCACATTCCGGAGGCATTCAAGTAA